A DNA window from Arachis duranensis cultivar V14167 chromosome 3, aradu.V14167.gnm2.J7QH, whole genome shotgun sequence contains the following coding sequences:
- the LOC107480005 gene encoding auxin-responsive protein SAUR32 produces MNFVKKCKRVWGSSERMCCGEEEKSGSYGRLKENKKKEKRKVKKVETSAPPHGCFCVYVGEEKQRFVMKIKHANHPLFKALLDAAETEYGYRNGPLCLPCDVDLFCEALAEIQNTSSSVGCAFHHTNKHYSSSSSSSSSTLSASVFQSPLSYHSNLTDYQLLV; encoded by the coding sequence ATGAACTTTGTGAAGAAGTGTAAGAGGGTGTGGGGAAGCAGCGAGAGAATGTGTTgtggtgaagaagagaagagtggCAGTTATGGGAGATTaaaagagaataagaagaaggagaagaggaaggTGAAGAAGGTGGAAACCAGTGCTCCTCCACATGGTTGTTTCTGTGTGTACGTAGGAGAAGAAAAGCAAAGGTTTGTGATGAAGATAAAGCACGCGAACCATCCGTTATTCAAGGCCTTATTGGACGCTGCTGAAACCGAATACGGTTACAGAAATGGACCACTCTGCCTCCCTTGCGACGTTGACTTGTTCTGCGAGGCACTCGCTGAGATCCAGAACACTTCTTCTTCCGTCGGTTGTGCCTTTCATCACACTAACAAACactactcttcttcttcatcttcttcttcttctactttatCCGCATCGGTTTTCCAGAGTCCATTGTCCTATCATTCTAATCTCACTGATTACCAGCTTCTCGTATAG